In Populus trichocarpa isolate Nisqually-1 chromosome 7, P.trichocarpa_v4.1, whole genome shotgun sequence, the following proteins share a genomic window:
- the LOC7477959 gene encoding phosphoglycerate mutase-like protein 4, producing MSALSRASDTTTCLSLRLPSSPLHSNLTNTVPLCSFKFHINHRCRHRHSLISPHLLKTPNPFPSMAHSNNPSSDTVDPTCAEIIVVRHGETVWNVDGRLQGHIDVELNEVGREQAAVVADRLSREFKVSAVYSSDLKRAFETAEKIAATCGIAEVIKDPDLRERHLGDLQGLVLQEAAKVSAVAYRAFKSHRTNQDIPGGGESLDKLYDRCTSSLERIAEKHTGERVVVVTHGGVIRELYQRACPNGKSGGRVLNTSINIFHISDGDRWTIKTWGDVSHLNETGYLKSGFGGDKTSG from the exons ATGAGTGCATTGTCCAGGGCAAGTGATACCACCACCTGCCTCAGCCTCCGCCTCCCTTCTTCACCTTTACATTCAAATTTAACTAACACCGTTCCTCTCTGCAGCTTCAAATTCCATATCAATCATAGGTGTAGGCATAGGCATAGCTTAATCTCACCTCACCTACTCAAAACACCCAACCCATTCCCATCCATGGCCCACTCTAATAATCCCAG TTCTGATACTGTGGATCCTACTTGTGCTGAGATTATTGTAGTGCGTCACGGCGAGACGGTGTGGAATGTTGACGGAAGACTTCAG GGACATATTGATGTGGAATTGAATGAAGTTGGGAGAGAACAGGCAGCTGTG GTGGCTGATAGACTATCCAGGGAATTTAAAGTCTCTGCTGTATATTCTTCTGATTTGAAGAGAGCTTTTGAGACAGCAGAGAAAATCGCTGCTACTTGTGGTATTGCTGAG GTTATTAAGGATCCTGACCTACGGGAAAGACATTTAGGGGATCTTCAAGGCCTTGTCCTTCAAGAAGCTGCCAAAGTTAGTGCTGTGGCTTACCGGGCCTTTAAATCCCACAGAACCAATCAAGATATCCCA GGTGGTGGAGAAAGTCTTGATAAACTTTACGATCGCTGTACATCTTCATTGGAGAGAATTGCTGAGAAGCATACAG GAGAGCGAGTTGTTGTGGTCACTCATGGGGGTGTCATCAGAGAACTGTACCAACGAGCTTGCCCAAATGGAAAGTCTGGAGGAAGGGTATTGAACACGTCTATCAACATCTTCCACATATCTGATGGGGATCGTTGGACCATTAAAACATGGGGTGATGTTAGCCATCTCAATGAAACAGGATACCTGAAGTCTGGTTTTGGTGGGGACAAAACATCTGGTTAG